Sequence from the Methanosarcina siciliae T4/M genome:
TCTTTGCCAGGGCTGCTGATATACCTGAGTACGTTCAGGACGGAGCTGCGGATGTAGGTATTACGGGCATGGATCTTATTACGGAAAGAGGGGCAGAGGTTGAGGCTCTTCTGGATCTTAAATTCGGGAGGGCAAGCCTTGTCCTTGCAGTCCCTGAGGACTCTGTTTTCCAGAGTGCCCGGGATCTTGAAGGCAAAAAAGTGGCAACAGAGTTTCCGGAGATCACGCGCCAGTACTTCAAGAGCCTTGGAATCAACGTTGAAGTTATAACGGTCAGCGGGGCATGTGAGATGACTCCTCATGTGGGAATTGCAGATGCCATTGTAGATATTTCCAGTTCCGGGACAACCCTTCTGATAAACCACCTGAAAGCTATTGACACAGTCTTTTCTTCCACTGTCCATTTGATTGCTAACAAAAAAAGCCTCAGGGAAAAGGAAAAAATCCTGGACATAAAAACCGCACTCGAAAGTGTGCTTAATGCAAAGAAAAAACGCTATTTGATGATGAATGTTCCCGAGGCATCTCTCCAAGCAGTAAAAGAGCTCCTTCCGGGAATGTCCGGACCAACAGTCATGAAGGTCGAATCCAGCAGGTCGTCTGAAGAATCCTTCCTTGCCGTTCATTCCGTTGTTGACGCAGACCTGATCTTTACCATCGTGAACAAGCTCAAGAATGTAGGTGCAAGGGATATACTTGTCGTTCCTATCGAAAGGATCATGCCCTAAAGGAAATAGCTCTTTAAAGGAAATTAGCCCTGAAATTAATGAA
This genomic interval carries:
- the hisG gene encoding ATP phosphoribosyltransferase encodes the protein MIRIAIPNKGRLHEPTMSLFKDAGLPISGGAESRILFAKTTDPDIHILFARAADIPEYVQDGAADVGITGMDLITERGAEVEALLDLKFGRASLVLAVPEDSVFQSARDLEGKKVATEFPEITRQYFKSLGINVEVITVSGACEMTPHVGIADAIVDISSSGTTLLINHLKAIDTVFSSTVHLIANKKSLREKEKILDIKTALESVLNAKKKRYLMMNVPEASLQAVKELLPGMSGPTVMKVESSRSSEESFLAVHSVVDADLIFTIVNKLKNVGARDILVVPIERIMP